In Caproiciproducens sp. NJN-50, the following are encoded in one genomic region:
- a CDS encoding AMP-binding protein, whose translation MTDKGKVNGRQKELYYKKGYWTARTLLDCWNDAVVRFGDREYIADDRGFRYTYRALDEKSGRLAAYLLSAGICPGDAVSFQIPVWSEFVIITVACLKIGAIANPLSPSFQAEELSEIFDRVGTRAYFCPTAYKGVDYTVLARQMYSRHPGIRAVIQVEETQGTAAAGYPTLRKIVDVPQNMDTLRGAGPVGSESVAAVICTSGTAGAKKCAMLTHNNLIFCEQGFNRAVGVTPEDIMFMPAPLYHATGFAHGVLATMLAGAGLVLEKKFSADDAVGLINRERCTYSMGTTTFVYDILKYLQSTRKQMPTLRLFMCGGAPVPSYLVREASEYGIRLCECYGSTESIPHTLIRPAEWSAEIKPSAGRPIDGIEVRIIGRDGRDAADGTEGEEWSRGPNVFVGYMNDPAATEKVLDDEGWFHSGDICTRDPEGNIRVVGRMKDVIIRGGVNLNANSLNENVLRCPAVRDSAVIGMPDPRLGERICAFVVPSDPAKPVTLQMLTDFLRKSNVSKYAWPERVENIDAIPMTESGKIKKYLLAQELARRTGRDSHGQMQARSSNDAG comes from the coding sequence ATGACAGACAAGGGAAAGGTCAACGGCCGTCAGAAAGAACTCTACTACAAAAAGGGGTACTGGACCGCGCGGACGCTGCTGGACTGTTGGAACGACGCCGTTGTTAGATTCGGGGATCGTGAATACATTGCAGACGACCGCGGGTTTCGGTACACATACCGAGCGTTGGATGAGAAAAGCGGCAGACTGGCGGCATACCTTCTCTCCGCCGGCATCTGCCCCGGGGATGCCGTTTCCTTCCAGATTCCCGTTTGGAGCGAATTCGTCATCATCACGGTCGCCTGCCTGAAGATCGGCGCAATTGCAAACCCTCTGTCCCCTTCGTTTCAGGCGGAAGAGCTATCTGAGATCTTTGACCGCGTTGGAACCAGGGCATACTTCTGCCCCACGGCCTATAAAGGCGTGGATTACACGGTACTTGCGCGGCAGATGTACTCCCGGCATCCGGGCATCCGCGCCGTGATCCAGGTGGAGGAAACTCAGGGGACGGCCGCTGCCGGTTACCCAACCCTTCGAAAAATTGTCGATGTTCCCCAGAACATGGACACGCTGCGCGGCGCCGGTCCCGTTGGAAGCGAATCGGTCGCTGCGGTGATCTGCACGTCCGGTACGGCCGGCGCCAAAAAATGCGCCATGCTGACCCACAATAACCTGATCTTCTGCGAACAGGGGTTCAACCGGGCGGTCGGGGTCACTCCGGAGGATATTATGTTTATGCCGGCTCCATTGTACCACGCCACCGGTTTTGCGCACGGCGTGCTGGCAACCATGCTTGCGGGCGCAGGGCTTGTGCTCGAAAAGAAGTTTTCCGCCGATGATGCCGTCGGGCTGATCAACCGCGAGCGCTGTACCTATTCCATGGGAACCACCACGTTCGTATACGATATCCTCAAGTATCTCCAGTCAACCAGGAAGCAAATGCCGACTCTTCGGCTATTTATGTGCGGAGGCGCCCCCGTGCCGTCCTATCTTGTCAGGGAAGCATCTGAATATGGGATCCGCCTGTGTGAATGCTACGGCTCCACGGAGAGTATTCCACACACATTGATCCGGCCGGCCGAATGGTCCGCAGAGATCAAGCCCTCCGCCGGCCGACCGATCGACGGAATTGAAGTCCGCATCATCGGCCGGGACGGAAGGGACGCCGCGGACGGCACCGAAGGGGAGGAATGGTCCCGCGGTCCCAACGTTTTTGTCGGCTACATGAACGATCCCGCCGCCACAGAAAAGGTTCTGGACGACGAGGGTTGGTTTCACAGCGGAGACATCTGCACGCGCGATCCGGAAGGGAATATCCGGGTCGTGGGCAGAATGAAAGACGTCATCATCCGCGGAGGAGTGAACCTGAACGCAAATTCCCTAAACGAAAACGTGCTCCGCTGTCCGGCCGTCCGGGACTCCGCCGTGATCGGTATGCCGGACCCCCGGCTCGGAGAAAGGATCTGCGCATTTGTGGTGCCATCCGATCCGGCCAAGCCGGTCACACTGCAAATGCTGACGGATTTCCTGCGCAAATCCAACGTCTCCAAGTATGCCTGGCCAGAACGGGTAGAAAATATAGACGCGATTCCAATGACGGAATCGGGAAAGATAAAAAAGTATCTGCTCGCGCAGGAACTGGCCCGCCGAACGGGGCGGGATTCCCACGGGCAGATGCAGGCAAGGAGTTCAAACGATGCCGGATAA
- a CDS encoding PaaI family thioesterase, which produces MMAFDRTNGGKPWTKESWDRYLHQKFNTEENYPLLSDINLTRLGDGMAEGEILLSNKNRNLHGFCHGGALSTLVDVISAFSCFSRGLDVTTATMNLQFFRPAGGDRLICTATPEKVGKTLCNVRAVIRDESDTVVTVASVLLYVLDRIEITPA; this is translated from the coding sequence ATGATGGCTTTTGACAGAACAAACGGCGGCAAACCCTGGACGAAAGAATCCTGGGACCGGTATCTTCATCAAAAATTCAACACGGAAGAAAACTACCCCCTTCTCTCCGATATCAACCTGACCCGCCTCGGCGACGGCATGGCAGAGGGCGAGATTCTCCTCTCCAATAAGAACCGGAACCTGCACGGGTTCTGCCATGGCGGAGCGCTCAGCACTCTCGTCGATGTGATTTCGGCGTTCTCCTGCTTCAGCCGCGGGCTCGACGTGACCACGGCAACCATGAATCTTCAGTTTTTCCGGCCGGCCGGCGGCGACAGGCTCATTTGCACCGCAACGCCTGAAAAGGTTGGAAAAACTCTGTGCAACGTGCGGGCGGTCATCCGGGACGAGTCCGACACGGTCGTCACTGTGGCCAGCGTTCTGCTGTATGTTCTGGACCGGATCGAAATCACCCCGGCTTGA
- a CDS encoding ABC transporter substrate-binding protein, which produces MRKRIPAFLLAAVMALSLTACGGAPNSSKADSSPAASDGSAPAASKQSEAKSYTVGICQLVQHPALDAATKGFQQALTDKLGSKVTFDVQNASGDTATCAVISNQFVSSNVDLIMANATPALQAAQTATSKIPILGTSVTDYGTALGIDNWTGASGKNVSGTSDLAPLDQQAKMLNELFPKAKKVGILYCSAEPNSKYQAKVITEELSKMGYTCKEYTFSDSNDVQSVTKTAASESDVLYLPTDNTVASNTGIIKNVCLPAKIPVIAGEEGICSGCGIATLSISYYDLGYTTGEMAYDILVNGADPSTMKVKYAPKFTKEYNPDICKEMGITPPSGYQAIQKAS; this is translated from the coding sequence ATGAGAAAGAGAATTCCGGCATTCCTGTTGGCCGCAGTGATGGCGCTGTCGCTGACGGCGTGCGGAGGCGCTCCAAATTCTTCCAAAGCGGACTCGTCGCCGGCGGCTTCCGATGGATCCGCGCCGGCCGCATCCAAGCAGTCGGAAGCAAAAAGCTATACCGTTGGAATCTGCCAGCTGGTGCAGCATCCTGCCCTTGACGCGGCAACAAAGGGCTTTCAGCAGGCGCTGACCGACAAGCTGGGAAGCAAAGTCACCTTCGATGTGCAGAATGCGTCCGGGGACACGGCTACCTGTGCCGTTATCAGCAATCAGTTCGTTTCTTCCAATGTAGACCTTATTATGGCAAATGCCACGCCGGCCCTTCAGGCTGCCCAGACGGCGACAAGCAAAATTCCGATCCTCGGCACTTCTGTCACCGATTACGGCACTGCTCTCGGCATTGACAACTGGACCGGCGCGAGCGGAAAGAATGTCTCCGGTACCTCCGATCTGGCTCCTCTCGACCAGCAGGCGAAAATGTTGAATGAGCTTTTTCCAAAGGCTAAAAAAGTCGGCATCCTTTACTGTTCCGCGGAGCCGAACTCCAAGTATCAGGCCAAGGTGATTACGGAAGAGCTTTCAAAGATGGGTTATACCTGCAAAGAATATACCTTCTCCGACTCTAACGATGTGCAGTCCGTCACCAAGACGGCGGCTTCCGAAAGCGACGTGCTGTATCTTCCCACGGACAACACCGTCGCTTCAAATACCGGAATCATCAAAAACGTCTGCCTTCCTGCGAAAATCCCGGTGATTGCCGGAGAGGAGGGCATCTGCTCCGGCTGCGGTATCGCGACGCTTTCCATCAGCTATTATGATTTGGGGTACACGACGGGTGAGATGGCCTATGACATTCTTGTCAACGGTGCGGATCCTTCCACGATGAAAGTAAAGTACGCTCCCAAATTCACAAAAGAGTATAACCCCGATATCTGCAAGGAGATGGGGATTACTCCCCCCAGCGGCTACCAGGCGATCCAGAAAGCGTCCTGA
- a CDS encoding ABC transporter permease: protein MEPMAYLSSLDPMNFLTAVPGNVAQGIIWGIMALGVFITFRLLNFADLTVDGTFATGGAVAVVLILADLPVPLALAAAVAAGFAAGLVTGLLNTVLGIPDILAGILTQISLWSVNLVVLSGANKAVNVDKYPLIVTLRNVESSIVTALVFAAVLICVLYWYFGTEQGSAIRATGSNPQMAKAQGINIDFMKVLAISLSNGLVGLSGGLLAQYQGFADIKMGQGSIVIGLAAVIIGEVLGDALLGKHMNFAYRLIFVVFGGVVYYLVIGLVMWLKMPTDLLKLLTAVIVAIFLAVPYLRAKSKNSFALAGRRGARKNA from the coding sequence ATGGAACCAATGGCCTATCTCTCCTCTCTCGACCCCATGAATTTTCTCACAGCCGTTCCGGGCAATGTCGCGCAGGGCATTATTTGGGGGATCATGGCTCTGGGGGTATTCATCACGTTCCGGCTGCTGAATTTCGCGGATCTGACGGTGGACGGCACCTTTGCAACAGGCGGCGCCGTGGCGGTCGTTCTGATTCTTGCGGACCTGCCGGTTCCGCTGGCTCTCGCCGCCGCTGTGGCCGCGGGGTTTGCCGCGGGGCTTGTCACCGGCCTGCTCAACACCGTTCTGGGAATTCCGGACATCCTCGCGGGGATTCTGACTCAGATTTCGCTCTGGTCGGTGAACCTGGTTGTCCTGAGCGGCGCAAACAAGGCGGTAAACGTGGATAAATATCCGTTGATCGTGACACTGCGGAATGTTGAAAGCTCCATTGTCACAGCGCTTGTTTTCGCGGCGGTTTTGATCTGCGTCCTGTACTGGTATTTCGGCACAGAGCAGGGAAGCGCCATCCGGGCCACCGGCAGCAACCCTCAGATGGCAAAGGCGCAGGGAATCAATATTGATTTTATGAAAGTGCTTGCAATCAGCTTATCCAACGGGCTGGTCGGGCTTTCCGGCGGACTCCTGGCACAGTATCAGGGATTCGCTGACATCAAAATGGGGCAGGGGTCCATCGTTATCGGGCTGGCCGCCGTCATTATCGGGGAGGTCCTGGGGGACGCGCTTCTCGGCAAACACATGAATTTCGCTTACCGCCTGATTTTTGTCGTGTTCGGCGGAGTCGTTTACTATCTGGTCATCGGCCTTGTCATGTGGCTGAAAATGCCGACGGACCTGCTCAAACTGCTTACGGCCGTGATTGTGGCGATTTTTTTGGCTGTCCCGTATCTCAGGGCAAAGTCGAAAAATTCTTTTGCCCTTGCCGGCAGGAGGGGAGCGCGGAAAAATGCTTGA
- a CDS encoding ABC transporter ATP-binding protein, with translation MLELCKVCKTFNIGTVNEKTALCGVDLHLDEGDFVTVIGGNGAGKSTLLNAIAGVWPVDEGTISIGGADVTGLPEYKRAPYIGRVFQDPMMGTAANMEIEENLALAFRRGSRRALRWGVTRSEREQYHEALKKLGLGLEEHMTAKVGLLSGGQRQALTLLMATLQKPRLLLLDEHTAALDPATAAKVLELSDQFVAENNLTAMMITHNMTDAIRHGNRLLMMNAGKIILDISGEEKKKLKKADLLQKFAEIAGVQEETDEVLLS, from the coding sequence ATGCTTGAGTTATGTAAGGTCTGCAAAACATTCAACATTGGCACGGTCAATGAAAAAACAGCTCTCTGCGGAGTTGATCTCCATCTGGACGAAGGGGATTTTGTCACCGTGATCGGGGGCAACGGCGCGGGGAAATCCACTTTGCTGAACGCCATCGCAGGGGTCTGGCCCGTGGACGAAGGGACCATTTCCATTGGCGGCGCGGACGTGACCGGCCTGCCGGAATATAAGCGCGCGCCGTACATTGGCCGGGTTTTTCAGGACCCGATGATGGGGACGGCCGCCAATATGGAAATCGAGGAAAATCTGGCTCTGGCTTTTCGCCGCGGCAGCAGGCGCGCATTGCGGTGGGGAGTCACCAGATCCGAGCGCGAACAATATCACGAAGCGCTGAAAAAACTCGGGCTTGGGCTGGAGGAACACATGACCGCCAAAGTAGGACTGCTTTCCGGCGGCCAGCGACAGGCTCTCACGCTGCTGATGGCTACGCTGCAAAAGCCGAGGCTTTTGCTCCTCGATGAGCACACTGCGGCGCTGGATCCCGCGACTGCCGCGAAAGTACTGGAGCTTTCCGATCAGTTTGTCGCGGAAAACAATTTAACGGCTATGATGATCACCCACAATATGACGGATGCCATCCGTCACGGAAATCGGCTGCTGATGATGAATGCGGGAAAAATTATCCTTGATATTTCCGGAGAGGAGAAAAAGAAGCTGAAAAAGGCCGATCTGCTCCAAAAATTTGCGGAGATTGCCGGTGTGCAGGAAGAGACGGACGAAGTCCTTTTGTCATAA
- a CDS encoding YitT family protein gives MLYVLAGVALFSAAYRFFLVPAGLYSGGFTGIAQIIKWVISDMCGIPVPANIDIVGIIVWLMNIPLVFMGLSVVGRKFIIRTIIAVCVQSFLMTVLPSPPAPLFSDALLNSVIGGAISGYGVGLSLREGGSGGGTDVVGMVCSKKYPGFSVGKIGLIINICVYLFAAVKLNLETAAYSLVFSFIAAVVMDKVHDQNIKLTVFIISKSPELGKKLIDFTGRGMTSWSGWGEFTRQGQLVHMMVINKYEWQFLKRFLLQEDPKVFAFVVSPNMILGKFERRLEVR, from the coding sequence ATGCTGTATGTCTTAGCCGGCGTAGCCTTGTTTTCCGCGGCTTACAGGTTCTTTTTAGTTCCCGCAGGACTCTACAGCGGGGGCTTTACCGGAATCGCGCAGATAATCAAGTGGGTGATCTCCGATATGTGCGGGATTCCCGTGCCCGCAAATATCGATATCGTGGGCATTATCGTCTGGCTGATGAATATTCCGCTGGTATTCATGGGCCTGAGCGTGGTGGGACGCAAATTCATTATTCGCACGATCATCGCCGTGTGCGTTCAGTCCTTCCTGATGACGGTGCTTCCGTCTCCGCCGGCGCCTCTGTTTTCAGACGCCCTGCTAAACAGCGTGATCGGCGGGGCCATCTCCGGCTATGGCGTGGGCCTGTCGCTCAGGGAAGGTGGTTCCGGAGGCGGGACAGATGTGGTGGGAATGGTCTGCTCCAAGAAGTATCCTGGTTTCAGCGTTGGAAAGATCGGTCTCATCATAAACATCTGTGTCTATCTCTTCGCGGCTGTGAAGCTCAATCTGGAGACAGCCGCTTATTCGCTTGTATTTTCATTCATCGCGGCTGTCGTCATGGATAAAGTGCACGACCAAAACATCAAGCTTACGGTGTTCATCATATCCAAAAGTCCGGAGCTCGGCAAAAAGCTGATAGATTTTACGGGCAGAGGAATGACCAGCTGGAGCGGCTGGGGAGAATTTACCCGGCAGGGACAGCTGGTTCATATGATGGTCATCAACAAATACGAATGGCAGTTTCTGAAAAGATTCCTTCTTCAGGAAGATCCGAAGGTTTTCGCTTTTGTTGTTTCTCCGAACATGATCCTTGGAAAGTTTGAAAGGCGTCTCGAAGTACGGTAG
- a CDS encoding SIS domain-containing protein — MEAKKIISEIKKETPDIKSVYYVGCGASKAELYPGKYFLEENSKALRIGHFTANEFVHATPAAVDSTAIVITCSLGGNTPETVAASRLAMEKGAKVIAVTHKADSPLAKNADYVIVHGFEKSYAAKLEKMVNVLDLSVEILNQYEGYEHYEDMQTAFGKIYGMIENAVSFVVPAAKKFAEDYKDAPVVYVMSSGATQCVAYTFSLCLMMEMQWINSGCFHDGEFFHGPFEIVDKDVPFILLMNEGRTRALDARAMEFLLRFQAKATIVDGKDFGVGSLPPSVAEYFNPMVLSAVMRVYAEQIAIARSHPLTMRRYMWKLEY, encoded by the coding sequence ATGGAAGCAAAAAAAATTATTTCGGAAATTAAAAAAGAGACCCCGGACATCAAGTCCGTGTATTATGTGGGTTGCGGCGCATCGAAAGCGGAGCTCTATCCCGGGAAATACTTTCTTGAGGAAAACTCAAAAGCGCTTCGCATCGGTCATTTTACGGCCAATGAATTTGTACACGCAACACCGGCCGCCGTGGACAGTACCGCTATTGTAATCACCTGTTCCCTCGGCGGAAACACGCCGGAGACCGTAGCCGCGTCCAGGCTGGCGATGGAAAAGGGCGCTAAAGTCATAGCGGTTACCCACAAGGCGGATTCACCCCTCGCGAAGAACGCGGATTATGTGATCGTGCATGGTTTTGAAAAGAGCTACGCGGCAAAACTGGAAAAGATGGTAAATGTGCTCGATCTCTCCGTGGAAATCTTAAATCAGTATGAGGGATATGAACATTACGAGGATATGCAGACGGCTTTCGGCAAGATCTATGGCATGATCGAAAACGCCGTTTCCTTTGTTGTCCCCGCCGCAAAGAAGTTCGCGGAAGATTACAAGGACGCCCCGGTCGTATATGTGATGAGCTCGGGCGCGACACAGTGCGTGGCATATACGTTCTCTCTGTGCCTGATGATGGAAATGCAGTGGATCAACTCCGGCTGTTTCCACGACGGAGAATTTTTCCACGGCCCGTTCGAAATCGTGGATAAGGACGTTCCTTTCATCCTGCTGATGAACGAAGGCCGCACGCGCGCCCTGGACGCACGCGCCATGGAATTTCTTCTCCGCTTTCAGGCCAAGGCGACTATCGTGGACGGGAAGGATTTCGGAGTGGGATCTCTTCCGCCGTCCGTAGCGGAGTATTTTAACCCCATGGTGCTGAGCGCCGTGATGAGAGTATATGCGGAACAGATCGCGATTGCCCGCAGCCATCCGCTGACCATGAGAAGATACATGTGGAAACTGGAATACTAA
- a CDS encoding HAD family hydrolase: MKAVIFDMDGVIVDTEPVNQQRILQYVRKFNSSAKEEDLNDIVGRGTKEVWDIVAKVSGSGKSAEEMKEEYRLQWIPRHCENIDYLKLFRPAVRDVLSYARTNGIRTAVASSTEYKKVKAILTEVGIFDSLDVVVSGEDCIRPKPYPDVYLETAKRLRVAPEECLVIEDSTVGIEAANQAGTRVAALIDHRFPFDRRKADVEIASVADAIPLMSKERKEKSAQ, encoded by the coding sequence ATGAAGGCGGTAATTTTCGATATGGACGGCGTGATTGTGGATACGGAGCCTGTGAATCAGCAGCGCATTCTTCAATATGTCCGGAAATTCAATTCTTCGGCAAAAGAGGAGGATTTGAACGATATCGTAGGGAGAGGGACGAAAGAGGTCTGGGATATCGTTGCGAAGGTATCCGGATCCGGGAAAAGCGCGGAAGAAATGAAAGAAGAGTACCGCCTCCAGTGGATCCCCCGCCACTGTGAAAACATCGACTATCTGAAGCTCTTCAGGCCGGCTGTCAGGGACGTGCTTTCCTATGCCCGGACAAACGGCATCAGAACGGCGGTGGCCTCTTCAACGGAATATAAAAAAGTGAAAGCGATCCTTACGGAAGTGGGGATCTTTGACAGCCTGGATGTGGTCGTCAGCGGCGAGGACTGCATCAGGCCGAAGCCGTATCCGGACGTCTATCTTGAGACGGCCAAAAGGCTGAGGGTAGCTCCGGAAGAATGCCTGGTCATTGAGGATTCCACCGTCGGAATAGAAGCCGCAAACCAGGCGGGGACAAGGGTAGCGGCGCTGATCGACCACCGGTTTCCGTTCGACCGCAGAAAAGCGGACGTTGAGATCGCCTCTGTCGCGGACGCGATTCCGCTGATGAGCAAAGAGCGGAAAGAAAAAAGCGCGCAGTAA
- a CDS encoding carbohydrate ABC transporter permease, producing the protein MKTMNHHFTSKVLLNLLCILLCVVIFAPLFWIILNSLKTNQELFKNSLSLPQVWRFDNYAKAWKLGLYKYFGNSVLVSSISLCAILIFSSLLAYGLTRFKAKGVGIIFIIVLGGMALSEQVALVPLYKMLKALQIYDTYFAVILPYIAFRIPFTVFLMRAYFISIPAELEEAAIVDGYNSFQIFTKIIVPISKPIFASCAIVNLNFVWNEFLFANVFLNNKAIQTIPIGLMTFRGDLKIDYTTTLAGLIIASLPLIILFFCMSKQFVRGLTAGAVKG; encoded by the coding sequence ATGAAAACTATGAATCATCATTTCACATCCAAAGTTCTTCTCAATCTGCTTTGCATCCTCCTGTGCGTCGTGATCTTTGCTCCTCTTTTCTGGATCATTCTGAACTCCTTGAAAACCAATCAGGAACTATTCAAGAACTCCCTTTCCCTGCCGCAGGTATGGAGATTCGACAATTATGCCAAAGCGTGGAAGCTGGGCCTGTACAAATATTTCGGCAACTCGGTCCTGGTAAGCTCGATCTCGCTCTGCGCAATCCTCATTTTCTCTTCACTTCTCGCTTACGGACTCACAAGGTTCAAAGCCAAAGGAGTCGGAATCATCTTCATCATCGTGCTCGGCGGAATGGCGCTTTCCGAGCAGGTGGCGCTGGTTCCGCTGTATAAAATGCTGAAAGCGCTGCAAATCTACGATACCTATTTTGCGGTCATTTTGCCGTATATCGCATTCCGGATTCCATTCACCGTGTTCCTGATGCGCGCTTATTTCATATCGATCCCGGCCGAATTGGAAGAGGCGGCGATTGTGGACGGGTACAACAGCTTCCAGATATTCACAAAGATCATCGTTCCGATCAGCAAGCCGATCTTTGCCTCCTGCGCCATCGTAAACCTGAATTTCGTATGGAATGAATTCCTCTTTGCGAATGTATTCCTGAACAATAAGGCAATACAGACGATCCCAATCGGCCTGATGACATTTAGAGGAGACCTGAAAATCGACTACACGACGACGCTGGCCGGCCTGATTATCGCATCGCTGCCGTTAATCATCCTGTTCTTTTGCATGTCGAAGCAATTCGTACGCGGGCTTACCGCCGGAGCGGTGAAAGGCTGA
- a CDS encoding carbohydrate ABC transporter permease yields the protein MKTRKYVPYLYMFPGLIMVLFFVYIPVLMNIGYSFFRLSSYSAGATFVGLDNYRRFFTDDTFPVMLKNNGLYCIISLIVQVGFGTVMALILEGSAIGKKMRGIFRNIYFMPSLISLVAVGLMFTFIYEPNVGFINSLLKAMHLPGKAWLGDSKLAIYCIIAMSQWQFTGYITLLMAVAFQNVPEDYAEAAAIDGAGPVRRAVSILIPQAKEQLLVCSIITVIGAFKLYTEVYSTTSGGPGNSSQVLGLFLYQQAFLHDDLGMAAVTGVFIFVITVVLSVLQLKVTRSGKD from the coding sequence TTGAAAACAAGGAAATATGTCCCATATCTCTACATGTTTCCCGGACTCATCATGGTTCTGTTCTTTGTCTATATCCCGGTTCTCATGAATATAGGATACAGCTTTTTCCGGCTTTCCTCCTATTCCGCCGGGGCGACCTTTGTCGGTCTGGACAATTACCGGAGATTTTTTACAGACGATACCTTTCCCGTCATGCTTAAAAACAACGGGCTGTACTGCATCATTTCCCTGATCGTTCAGGTCGGGTTCGGAACGGTCATGGCGCTGATCCTGGAAGGCTCCGCGATCGGGAAAAAAATGAGAGGCATTTTCCGCAATATTTATTTTATGCCGTCGCTTATCTCGCTGGTGGCGGTAGGCCTGATGTTTACGTTTATCTACGAGCCCAACGTCGGCTTCATAAACTCTCTGCTGAAAGCAATGCACTTGCCCGGGAAAGCATGGCTGGGTGATTCCAAGCTTGCGATTTACTGCATCATCGCCATGAGCCAGTGGCAGTTTACAGGATATATCACCCTGCTGATGGCCGTCGCTTTTCAAAACGTCCCGGAGGATTACGCCGAAGCGGCCGCGATCGACGGGGCGGGTCCGGTGAGAAGAGCGGTCAGCATCCTGATCCCCCAGGCCAAGGAACAGCTTTTGGTATGCTCCATCATTACGGTTATCGGCGCGTTTAAGCTGTACACGGAAGTTTACTCCACAACGAGCGGCGGGCCCGGAAACAGTTCCCAGGTTCTCGGACTGTTCCTGTATCAGCAGGCTTTCCTGCATGACGACCTCGGAATGGCCGCCGTGACCGGCGTATTCATCTTTGTGATCACAGTCGTGCTTTCCGTGCTGCAGTTAAAAGTAACGAGATCGGGAAAGGACTGA
- a CDS encoding ABC transporter substrate-binding protein, producing the protein MKKGILKKAVGLTMACIMAISFAACGGSSGSGTASAGGSSAASTASTGGKKVIKFFHRFPDEPYNSFIEGKLHEYEASHPDIKFEISSAQNQDYKEKIKVVVGGDDTPDIFFSWAGDFTERFIREKLILDLTPYLDKDAEWKNSLLANQMSIYTNKDGMVYGIPFRLDCKLFFYNTELFSKNGVEAPKTFDDLLAACAKLKTAGVTPIAYGNSEPWAGLHYIGTLNQIFVPDEIRAKDYEPASGKFTDPGYVQAMQYYQKLLPYMTENPDGVKPDMARSMFAMGQAAIYYGELIEIPYIKTDGPDLKFGMFKFPQIAGAKGNQDILTGAPEGFVISSKTKYPDECVEFLKWFLGKDVGTEQCQKIGWFNAAKDTTNGLKDQSLIDGYQVVSEAKDMSEWLDNALYSTVSEEYQEEVSNLSNGSVTPENALKKIQDKAKEAQKLVQTGSSSQ; encoded by the coding sequence ATGAAAAAAGGGATACTGAAAAAAGCAGTCGGATTAACCATGGCCTGTATTATGGCAATTTCCTTTGCCGCATGCGGCGGAAGCTCTGGCTCCGGAACCGCATCGGCCGGCGGAAGCTCGGCGGCAAGCACGGCTTCCACGGGCGGAAAAAAAGTGATCAAGTTCTTCCATCGTTTCCCGGACGAGCCCTACAACAGTTTCATTGAAGGCAAGCTTCACGAGTATGAAGCGTCTCATCCCGACATCAAGTTCGAGATCTCAAGCGCGCAGAACCAGGATTACAAGGAAAAGATCAAAGTCGTCGTGGGTGGCGATGACACGCCGGATATCTTCTTCAGCTGGGCGGGTGATTTCACGGAGAGATTTATTCGTGAAAAACTGATCCTGGATCTGACGCCTTATCTGGATAAAGACGCGGAGTGGAAGAATTCACTGCTTGCGAACCAAATGAGTATCTATACGAATAAAGACGGTATGGTGTACGGCATTCCGTTCCGTCTTGACTGCAAGCTCTTCTTCTACAATACGGAGCTCTTTTCGAAGAACGGGGTCGAAGCTCCGAAGACTTTCGACGATCTGCTCGCTGCCTGCGCGAAGCTGAAGACGGCCGGCGTAACGCCGATCGCATACGGCAATTCCGAGCCATGGGCGGGTCTCCACTACATTGGAACCTTGAACCAGATTTTCGTTCCGGACGAGATCAGAGCGAAGGACTATGAGCCTGCATCCGGTAAATTCACGGACCCCGGCTATGTCCAGGCCATGCAGTATTACCAGAAGCTCCTTCCATACATGACGGAGAATCCGGACGGCGTAAAGCCGGATATGGCAAGATCCATGTTCGCTATGGGTCAGGCGGCCATCTATTACGGAGAGCTGATTGAAATTCCGTATATCAAGACCGACGGCCCGGATCTGAAATTCGGCATGTTCAAATTCCCGCAGATCGCCGGCGCAAAGGGCAACCAGGATATTCTGACGGGCGCCCCCGAAGGATTCGTCATCTCTTCAAAAACCAAGTACCCGGACGAGTGCGTGGAATTCTTAAAGTGGTTCCTCGGGAAAGACGTAGGCACCGAGCAATGCCAGAAGATCGGCTGGTTCAACGCTGCGAAGGACACGACGAACGGGCTGAAGGATCAGTCTTTGATCGATGGCTATCAGGTCGTAAGCGAAGCGAAAGACATGAGCGAGTGGCTCGACAATGCGCTGTACTCCACCGTATCCGAAGAGTACCAGGAGGAAGTATCCAACCTTTCAAACGGTTCCGTCACACCGGAAAACGCGTTGAAAAAGATCCAGGATAAGGCGAAAGAAGCGCAGAAACTGGTTCAAACCGGAAGCTCAAGCCAGTAA